Within the Rosa rugosa chromosome 2, drRosRugo1.1, whole genome shotgun sequence genome, the region AAAATTAGAGTTTTGTGTCCCAAAATAGAAAGTTAATTGAAGAGAGAAAGTGATTGGCAGATACTCTACTTTACTTCTTATTCCAGCTTTAATGGCAGTGAAATGTAAgtgatgcaaaaaaaaaaaaaaaaaacaaaaagaaaaacagaagccACCTTTGGAGCCTAGCCTAGTAGCAAAAGAaagatcaaaactcaaaaggggTCTCAAACTGAGAAGGGTACTCTCAAATATGCCAACAGTGTGGTTCTCTCTGAAGAAGTCTCTCCACTGCAAGTCAGAGCCCTCAGATGTTCATGACCCAAAGTCAAGGAAGCAGTTGACCACAATCCTGACCAGAAAGCCAGGAGGGGGGAGGTCAGGTTGTTCAAGGTCCATAGCAAATCTCAAGGATGTGATTCATGGAAGCAAGAGACATATGGAGAGGCCCCCAAGTAACTGCAGCCCAAGATCCATAGGGAGCAGTGAGTTCCTCAACCCAATAACCCATGAAGTCATTTTGAGCAACTCAAGGTGTGAGCTCAAAATCACTAGCTTTGATATTGGCAATGGCCACAGCAACAATGGAGGTGGGAATAGCAGTAATGGTGGTTCAACATTTGCAGATACCCTAAAGCCAGGCACACCTGGGCCTGGAGGCCACCCCACAATGCACTATTTCAACCCTTCTTTTAGGACCTCAGCCACTACTCCTCCAAGGAAGAGCCCTTTTCGGGTTTCTGCAGAAACAGAAGGCTCTGGAAATTTCAAGGGTTCTTCAGGTTTGAATTCAGCTAGTGGGATTGGACTTCGCCAGAGCAATAGGATCTCTTTTGATGGTTCTACCTCAATTACTTGTCACAAATGTGGTGAGCAGTTTACAAAATGGGAAGCTGCTGAAGCACACCATCTCTCTAAACATGCTGGTATGAACTCCCTTTTTGAATTAGACTCTTATTTTGGGTTAATATTATTCAAATTTTAAATCTTTGTGTTTCTGGTTTCAAACCCTCCTTGAAATTTTTCTGTGAATGCATCTATTTTAGTTTTCCTTATCTTCCAAGGACCAGAGGCCTAAATGCTTGTGACCATTAAAATATGAGTACTTATTGTTCTGACTAAGGAAAGAGGAAGTGTTTTTCACATTGTGAATAGTTGCTAATGCATCTTGAATTTCAGTTTGCCTTATCCTCTTAGGACCAAATGCTTCTGACCACAAAAAGATGAGCACTTTTGTTCTGTCTAAGAACAGAGGATATATGCAAATAATTCTTATAGCTTTACTGATTCCTAAGACACTTTAATCATTAGAAATTTGAATACGCTCTCAACTTTTTGATCTGCCTTTTCTTTAGGAGCTAGACTTCCCCTACAATTTGGTTTTTCCCAAAACTAATGTTTATGATTCTACAGAATATATTTTGATCCATATATTTATGCCTGCTTTACTTTAGATTTTGTGTTGATTTCCCTCTCACACTATCTGCATATTTTTGACAGTTACTGAACTTATGGAAGGTGACTCGTCTAGAAAAATCGTTGAGATAATATGCCGGACAAGCTGGTTGAAATCCGAGAACAATTGTGGAAGGATTGAGAGAGTGTTGAAAGTGCACAACATGCAAAGAACTCTTGCTCGATTCGAAGAATATCGAGAGATGGTGAAGATCAAAGCCAGCAAACTCCCTAAGAAACACCCAAGGTGCATTGCTGATGGGAATGAACTTTTGAGGTTTTATGGGACTACAGTGGCCTGCTCTCTTGGCCTAAATAGTTCCTCAAGTCTTTGTGTATCAGAAAAATGCTGCGTTTGTAGGATTATAAGAAATGGGTTTTGTGCAAAGAAGGAGCTCAAGGAAGGTGTAGGTGTTTTCACAACTTCCACAAGCGCAAGAGCCTATGAATGCATTGAAATATTGGAAGAGGATCCATGTATTAGGAAAGCTTTGATAGTCTGCAGAGTAATTGCTGGGAGGGTTCATAAGCCTTTGGAGAACATAAAAGAAATTGCTGGACAAACTGGTTTTGATTCTTTGGCTGGAAAAATGGGTCTTTACTCAAATATTGAAGAGCTTTATCTGCTCAATCCTAGAGCTCTCCTTCCTTGCTTTGTGGTAATCTGCAAACCCtgaagaaagttttttttttttttcctagggTGTTTAGAAAACTATGCCATATTCATAAGTATGATCTTCTGTGAATCCttccttctctttttgttttttgggtagGAGATTGTCCCTCTTATTTTTGGaagaaatttgattcttctGTCAAGCCTGTTGTGCTTCTCGGTCTGAATTTGTAACTCTGCCTCTTCAGTTAAGGGAAGGCCTGTGCTATGCTATCAATGCAACATTCAATTGCAGATTTTGTGTATCCAACATTGTttgtaaaacaattaaaaattgGTTAGAAAATTTCAGAAGTTTAGGGAAATCATTCATAAATGAACCTGTAAATGTTTATGGGAAATTACAGTTTATCATAGTAGTTAGTGAAGTATTGAATTGAGTGCATACTATTGACTGCATTATGGAAAGGTCAATttataattacatcaaaataaGACAGCATCCAACCCCAAGTGTCAAACTGATTATGAATTTCAAGAATTAATTATTACCTctaataatatacttgaaaccTTCAAGATTTGAAACAGGTGGGGAGCTACTAGCAATTAATTCTGGAATCAAAGTATAAAAAGAACAACAAATTCTTTATGCTGGCTTAGTTAGCTgttctattattaataaattaacCAAATCCTAGATCCCATCCCACTTTTTAAACTATTGGGACCATACTAATAATGACTCAACTGTTATTAAGAGGCTTAATAAAAGAAGGCTGTCCTTTGAATGCTCCTTTTTAAGTAATGTGTGGGGGTTATTAGTTAGCCACTAACTAGCATTATTTGAATATGACAAGATCATGTGGTCCTTGTTTAGTCCAAAATTAACCAGAGGACAAATATGAAGAAGATTTGAATGAGATATGTCCACTGTCCCTATCTTATCAttaacattttaattttttcttctgtAAGTTCTGTATTTTTACTCTTTAGTAGTGTCAGATTTTCTTAGATTTTTTTGGTGCAGAAGAAGCTAGCATTCAAGATGAGGTGAGGGACTCTCATCTCTCTCTATTTCAAAATGGTAATGTTAATTGTTGGCTTTTAAGTAAATAAGGGCATGGACCTTCCAATGGCACTATAAGAGTTATCTGTACACCCATTTAAAGGGCATCTATCTTCCTCTGAGGCACATGCACCTCATAAATGTTTACCTACTGCTTACAACACCTGTCTGGAATCAAGATGTGCACATCAAATTGAATGGGGAATTCAATTTTGGGTATTTATGTTTGAACTGaaggtagctagctagcttggtTGCAGATGAACGGAACTGATCGAAGACCTTTATTACAAAGTGACATATATTACTCCTTGACAAGGactattcttcttctcctcAGTGTGCCAGTTGCTAAGCAATGATGAACAGTCAGTAATGCAGATCATGTCAAACTTCTGAAATGGTTAATGAAGACACCGCTAGGAGCTGATGGGTATATGAAGACAGTTTTCAAACGATAAATAAAAAAGTAAGAATTATAGTAAACCCAGAATTCAGAAAGAAGCTTTTGATGAAACCAAGACAGGACTTGATTTTCTTGGGTGCTATTGACAACAAGACTTGCAAGGAAATGGTGTCCATGCCATATGTATATGCTTGCAGCTTGCTACATATTGGAGAGATATGTACGCATGCTTAAATACCATATGAGCGATTgccaaccaaaagaaaaataccatatgagcatatatatattttttttttgaagtaaaaggtcattgcattagatgaccGGCCAATAAGCTAGAGTCTAACAtacacttaaagacagaaaaatggcgggGTAACAACCACGCTCCTATCTAAGCaatgtaaactcattacaagcAAATTTTGAGCCCGCTTTGTAAGCGAACTCATAgacaaagaacaactccgtgtcttctagggcaaaatcattgacTAGCCTCCCCATTAGCAGGCGCGCAATTGCGGTACCAACAGAGAAGTCacttcccagcaaacaaataggagcaattcattatccataagccgcttgaaaaaaaaacaccaatcTTATttcagataattaccaactcccgtAGCAGTCTTGACCTTAAACGATTGGTCCTATAACCCGAAATAAAACAAACAGAACCAGCCACACCACCAGCCCAAATCAAATCAGGCCCAAAAGAGAAGGGAAAGAGATGGTAAGCCCAGCTAGGCATCAGCCCAACCCGACAGGGCCCACAGCCCACCACCCACCTCGTTCCCATCTACTTCAGGACGACCCGATCGGAGCCCGAGGGCAGCGCTCAGTCCATTCTTCCGGTGGCCGGCCGCGAAGCTCTGCCATCGCCTCAAGGGAGGAGACCTGGCCCTGACCTGGATCTACAAAGAAAGCTATCAAAATCACCGGAAACCCCTGCCTCAGAAGCTGCCTGCGATCCGCCGCCTTCGCtgttgatgtgctcatattttcctatattgttgtacctcttaatcttgatatttatgtttagttctccttgtttatagtctatttacttagtttagtgtgtttataggtatgaagagcaaggatgagaaaaagaaggaaaaagagaggaaaaggattgaaggtgctttgcaatcctaaaaactgaagcagcctctgcaaaatggctaactttgaggattaaactgtactgATCCAGAGATAACCAGAAGACGAGccttatatgcacggaaagccctgaatgtctagtttctggagaattttacggttcgtgatttcgatattcctagagagagatatggcCGTTTAAGTACAGGCAGTTCAGTCGATACGCGGATCTGCGACGTGTTTCCAAGAGCTCGAGTTTTCAAGGCCTGAATGACTTAGCAAAATTCTGAGAAGATTGATCTAGCATTATGGACCATTTGAGAGCCCAACATatgtttccttggaattttagggtgccacatcacctttcttttgtgctaagttattaaggagttccagaggcctaaagcaagaaggaaaagttgCACCTTATAAAAAGAGAATGTGTCAAGATAGAGGATTCACCATTCAATATCAGATTTTCATCAAAGAAAGCTGCTGCCATCACGTGTTCACCTTCCATCTCCATTCAacaagttcttttatgtttttaagattttctattatgttttctttgaacatgagtagctaaactccttttctagggctaggatgaggccctagcatgattgtttacatgttttgatattcaattgatggattaatagtttctttttgataaattcttaatctctgcttgaattgttgcttatgttaaagttctattgattcgcgacctttagggctttgcatctagttatcaaaagatgaatttgaggcgtacctgcaatataattcaaattagcttcatgAGATAAAgaattgtgaattacattattgtcgtacctgaagtaatggtttgcatgattcccttgttttctagaaTGTAATGAGTCCTatatgttaaatttatgccgtacctggatagaCTGCATgctaggatatacgacctctgccgtacctggagagaatcatacacttaaggaaaactatggtctaagtgtcgTACCtgaacttagatacgggaattgttaTCAACAGAAACGAAAGAAtccattggttggttcaaaacgtagataagattgcttgtggttgattccgacaccctaggctcatcatcatcatattcttactttcaatcattatagactcttttcaatttcagtttatttagattcactttttaagtttctgttttcaagttattttcccattatcaacaacaattttcaaaaccgtgaaaatcataagtcttagtttgagtcattgtgtgtgtcttagtcgatttgtgcttattgttttgtgtgtttttcgtttaattaacgtaggttttcatattgtgaaGTGAACTAATATCCTTGTGGGAACGACAACCCCTTTTCTTCCATTACTATACTACATCCACCCTGTATACTTGCAGGAATTCCatcaagtttttggcgccgttgccggggataaTTTAGTTTACTTCAAAATATTGGATTCCTACTTTAATTCTAGTTGTGTTAGTTTTATTGAGTTTTTGgagtcgaaaaaaaaaaattgtgttaaaATAAGTGAGTccagtttttatttcttttacgtTCTGGAACTGTTTTGCAAAGCTGATTACAAACtgatattttcatatttttctagGAGTGTGATACATCACCGGAAAGCTACGTGAGTCTAGTTTCCAACGCAGCAAGAAGATCATCATTCTGAGCTGTGAGCTAagagatatttgagaaataccAAACAGTACTCAATCTGCGCGGAAATCAGAGAATTTTTTGTTTCAAGCTGCAAAGAGTAAATTTTCATGGCTTTCCCTGGGTATTATTCCGAGCAAGTATACCACTCCAACACATATTCAATGTCTGAAAATAATTCATATTCAAGGGATGATCCTTCATGGCCACAACAAGAACCATCTAATAGCAATTTGGGATGGGGAGATCATTCTAACAACTCATGGTCTGAAAATCCATATTATGAAACCGCACAATGGTCATATCCATCTAGCAATTTCCCATCATCTTATCAAGCTCCAATATATCAACAAGAAGATCCTACTGTTAAGGAGATGGTGGTTGAGCTATTCAAGAGATCAGAAAAATTTGATCACGAGGTTGAAAGGCTTAAACATGATCAATCAAAGCTTGAAGAAAGGCAATCCAAGCTTGCACAAGCACTATTGGAAATTGAACTTCATATATCGCAGCTTGCTAATGCTTGGGAGTTAGAGGACGAAAGGCAAGCTagtggaagagaagaaaattttGATCGTAAGCCCGGTGAGGAAGATGACTATTTCGAGCTACATATTATTGATGATCAAGCTACCGAGAGCACCTATCTTCCTTCTTCTACTAAAGTTCCTATGGAGCTATGTGCTAACAAGCCAAAGAATGAAGAACCTGAATTCAAAGACGTAAGATCTCATACATTGGATGCTCTTGATGAAGTCACCACTGTGGTGGTTGATGCACCAAATTTTCAAGCATCTGCGGAGTACCAAATTTGCGAAGTTTTCCCTTCTTTACCCTCCAAGCTCGTTCTTC harbors:
- the LOC133732118 gene encoding uncharacterized protein LOC133732118 — translated: MPTVWFSLKKSLHCKSEPSDVHDPKSRKQLTTILTRKPGGGRSGCSRSIANLKDVIHGSKRHMERPPSNCSPRSIGSSEFLNPITHEVILSNSRCELKITSFDIGNGHSNNGGGNSSNGGSTFADTLKPGTPGPGGHPTMHYFNPSFRTSATTPPRKSPFRVSAETEGSGNFKGSSGLNSASGIGLRQSNRISFDGSTSITCHKCGEQFTKWEAAEAHHLSKHAVTELMEGDSSRKIVEIICRTSWLKSENNCGRIERVLKVHNMQRTLARFEEYREMVKIKASKLPKKHPRCIADGNELLRFYGTTVACSLGLNSSSSLCVSEKCCVCRIIRNGFCAKKELKEGVGVFTTSTSARAYECIEILEEDPCIRKALIVCRVIAGRVHKPLENIKEIAGQTGFDSLAGKMGLYSNIEELYLLNPRALLPCFVVICKP